One window of Amaranthus tricolor cultivar Red isolate AtriRed21 chromosome 13, ASM2621246v1, whole genome shotgun sequence genomic DNA carries:
- the LOC130798880 gene encoding uncharacterized protein LOC130798880: MDEIKGQEDEFINLDIEVFISYFENLNIDSEFNIYKEYTSENYENIDVSLTLEDTINQSQPISQEETIVEPNQQQTSTQQSIGHKRELPTQNRKLIVQQLTCLSKEPDRSLPWGIIKTIALQHNTSRWTVARLWESAKTELQNGIVVDVNSRKRRRVGRKPRVFDITLLNAVPIEKRTTIGAMASALGIGHSLVYRMMKSDNIRAYTNSIKPKLSHYHKIRRLNFILSQIIPPTVDNLLKFSLMYNVVHIDEKWFYMSRKTPRYYLFPWEEEEPYRCVQNKNFIGKVMFIAAVARPQISTNGEVLWDGKIGIFSFTETYYAMRRSENRPPGIPQLRAITKVTRDIIRDKLINEVLPVIRLKWPANGVKDIWIQQDNVKPHILTNDQAFT, encoded by the coding sequence atggatgaaattaaaggTCAAGAAGATGAATTCATCAATCTTGATATTGAGGTATTTATTTCTTACTTTGAAAACCTTAATATAGATTCTGAATTTAACATTTATAAGGAGTACACAagtgaaaattatgaaaatatagatGTCAGTTTGACTTTAGAGGATACTATTAACCAAAGTCAACCAATCTCACAGGAGGAAACAATAGTTGAACCAAACCAACAacaaacttcaacacaacaatcaaTAGGTCACAAGAGGGAATTGCCAACACAGAACAGAAAGTTAATTGTACAACAATTAACTTGTTTGTCTAAAGAACCAGATAGAAGTTTGCCATGGggtataataaaaacaattgcattgcaacataacacatctAGGTGGACAGTAGCAAGGCTTTGGGAATCAGCCAAAACAGAACTGCAAAATGGCATTGTAGTTGATGTTAATAGTAGAAAAAGGAGAAGAGTTGGTAGGAAACCAAGAGTCTTTGACATAACTCTACTTAATGCTGTTCCAATTGAAAAGAGGACCACAATTGGAGCAATGGCAAGTGCATTGGGCATTGGGCATTCACTAGTTTATAGAATGATGAAATCTGATAATATTAGAGCATATACAAATTCAATTAAACCAAAATTATCTCATTACCACAAAATAAGAAGACTCAATTTTATTCTATCCCAAATAATACCACCTACTGTAGACAACCTACTAAAGTTCAGTTTGATGTATAATGTTGTACACATCGATGAAAAATGGTTCTACATGAGTAGGAAAACACCAAGGTACTATTTATTCCCTTGGGAAGAGGAAGAACCATATAggtgtgtgcaaaacaaaaatttcataGGTAAAGTAATGTTTATAGCAGCTGTTGCAAGACCTCAAATTAGTACTAATGGAGAAGTGTTGTGGGATGGAAAAATAGGAATTTTTTCATTCACAGAGACTTATTATGCAATGAGAAGGTCAGAAAACAGACCACCAGGTATACCACAGCTAAGAGCAATAACAAAAGTTACACGAGATATTATTCGAGACAAACTAATCAATGAAGTTCTACCAGTAATCAGATTGAAATGGCCAGCAAATGGGGTCAAAGATATTtggattcaacaagataatgtcAAGCCACATATTTTAACAAATGATCAAGCATTCACTTAA
- the LOC130797492 gene encoding zinc transporter 1: MKNSIIRFYFYLLVIFLTKQSMVRGECTCEKDDQPQDGKSITLKYKLASIGAILGASAIGVSLPLLGNRVPVLKPENDIFFTIKAFAAGVILATGFIHILPEAFEGLTSPCIGETPWQKFPFASFIAMVAAIGSLMVDTLATGHYRKVHYKESGNKNNNNINIDNKVVDEERNDEHANHVHVHSHATHGHAHGHGGGSFVGNNGDFGEQSSKLDLIRHRVTAQVLELGVLVHSVIIGISLGTSQSLDTIKPLMVALCFHQFFEGMGLGGCILQAKFKSQATVTMAIFFSLTTPIGIAIGIGIAGVYNENNARSLIIQGIFEAAAAGILIYMALVDLLAADFMNPRMQANSRIQLGSHLSLLLGAGCMSVLAKWA, from the exons atgaaaaattcaaTCATACGTTTCTATTTCTATTTACTTGTTATATTTCTCACTAAACAATCCATGGTTAGAGGAGAGTGCACGTGCGAAAAAGACGATCAACCTCAAGATGGGAAATCGATAACTCTTAAATACAAGTTAGCCTCCATTGGAGCCATCTTGGGTGCTAGTGCGATTGGGGTGAGTCTTCCTTTATTGGGTAATCGGGTACCCGTTTTAAAACCCGAAAACGATATATTCTTCACGATTAAGGCGTTTGCCGCCGGAGTGATCCTTGCTACCGGATTTATTCATATACTACCGGAGGCGTTTGAGGGGCTTACGTCACCTTGTATCGGAGAAACACCGTGGCAAAAGTTTCCATTTGCGTCGTTTATTGCGATGGTCGCCGCTATTGGGAGTTTAATGGTGGATACTCTGGCAACTGGGCATTATAGAAAGGTTCACTATAAAGAAAgtggaaataaaaataataataatattaatattgataataaagtGGTAGATGAAGAAAGGAATGATGAGCATGCGAATCATGTGCATGTTCATAGTCATGCTACACATGGTCATGCTCATGGTCATGGCGGTGGTTCTTTCGTGGGCAACAATGGAGATTTTGGGGAACAATCGAGTAAACTCGATCTTATTAGACATCGGGTTACTGCTCag GTGTTAGAGTTGGGAGTGTTGGTTCATTCAGTAATAATAGGAATATCATTAGGCACATCACAAAGCTTGGACACTATAAAGCCTCTAATGGTTGCATTATGCTTCCATCAATTCTTTGAAGGCATGGGACTTGGCGGATGCATCTTGCAAGCCAAGTTCAAGTCCCAAGCGACAGTCACTATGGCTATATTCTTCTCATTGACCACCCCAATCGGCATCGCTATTGGCATAGGAATAGCGGGTGTTTACAACGAGAATAACGCTCGGTCGCTTATAATACAAGGGATCTTTGAGGCTGCTGCAGCAGGAATACTGATTTATATGGCTCTTGTGGATTTACTGGCTGCTGATTTTATGAACCCAAGAATGCAAGCTAATAGCAGAATTCAGTTGGGTTCTCATTTGTCTTTACTTCTTGGAGCTGGTTGTATGTCTGTTTTAGCTAAATGGGCATGA